One segment of Rhipicephalus sanguineus isolate Rsan-2018 chromosome 6, BIME_Rsan_1.4, whole genome shotgun sequence DNA contains the following:
- the LOC119397241 gene encoding uncharacterized protein LOC119397241 has translation MGALLQVYREVVGPVPPAMPPPPPTVKPLTVTTDLGRLSKRRSPTCALQQAVASKLEEELAETAGLHLAVDLLAADPPTCPVTVACDSRAALQAVAKPEWAGFGTQLLVTKLHALLASGVDVSLHWVPSHVGIQGNEQADALAKEAHHSTVAVCRAVVASDYSRLTLRRLLLRCHPDERVARLLCVCPTLQAQRAALLAALRRQGIPAATQRDLLFPAKHHTQVFKAVLRFLEDTGLANRL, from the exons ATGGGCGCACTGCTACAGGTCTATCGAGAagttgtaggacctgtgcctccaGCCATGCCCCCTCCTCCGCCGACAGTGAAACCACTGACAGTCACCACCGatctaggtcggctctccaagcgTCGCTCACCCACCTGCGCTCTCCAGCAGGCAGTCGCCTCCAAGCTAGAGGAAGAGCTGGCTG AGACGGCCGGTCTCCACCTCGCCGTGGACCTCCTGGCAGCAGACCCCCCCACGTGTCCCGTGACTGTCGCgtgcgactcacgagccgcactgcaggccgTCGCGAAACCGGAATGGGCGGGTTTCGGCACTCAACTGCTGGTCACCAAGCTGCATGCCCTCCTCGCCAGTGGCGTCGATGTCTCCCTGCATTGGGTCCCATCTCATGTGGGTATTCAGGGAAATGagcaagcagacgcactggcgaaggaggcacatcactctaccgtcgctgtctgccgtgctgtggtcgcctcagactattcgaggctgaccttgaggcggctgttgctacgctgccaccccgacgaacgtgtggccagg ctgttgtgtgtgtgcccaacgcttcaagcacaacgagctgccttgctcgccgcactccgtcgccagggtattcccgcggctacacagagggacctccttttccctgcaaagcaccacacccaggttttcaaggcggttcttcgcttccttgaggacactggacttgccaaccggctatag